In one Brienomyrus brachyistius isolate T26 chromosome 7, BBRACH_0.4, whole genome shotgun sequence genomic region, the following are encoded:
- the txnl1 gene encoding thioredoxin-like protein 1, whose amino-acid sequence MVRVKVIGNDSEFQSELTSAGSRLAVVKFTMAGCRPCIRIAPAFNSMSAKYPQAVFLEVDVHVCQATAAGNNISATPTFLFFRNKVRVDQYQGADATGLEEKIKQHVENDPGSSEDSDIPKGYMDLMPFVNKAGCECLNESDDSGFDNCLVKDSSYLESECDEQLLITMAFSQPVKLFSMKLQSSDLSHAPKYVKIFINLPRSMDFDDAERSEATQTLELTDEDFKEDSLIPLRYVKFQNVNSVTLFIKSNQGDEETTKVNYLTFIGTPVQATNMNDFKRVVGKKGESH is encoded by the exons ATGGTAAGAGTGAAGGTAATCGGGAATGATTCTGAATTCCAGTCGGAGCTTACAAGCGCCGGCTCTAGACTCGCCGTAGTCAAGTTCACAATGGCCGG GTGTCGGCCCTGCATTAGAATAGCTCCTGCCTTCAACTCGATGAGTGCCAAGTATCCACAAGCTGTGTTTCTTGAAGTTGATGTGCATGTATGTCAG gcAACTGCTGCTGGAAACAACATTTCAGCAACACCGACATTTTTGTTCTTCCGGAACAAGGTGCGGGTGGATCAATACCAAGGAGCCGATGCCACTGGGCTGGAGGAAAAGATCAAGCAACATGTGGAAAATGACCCTGGAAGTAGTGAAGATTCGGATATCCCAAAAGGATAT ATGGACCTTATGCCATTTGTAAACAAGGCTGGGTGTGAATGCCTAAATGAAAGCGATGACAGCGGCTTTGACAACTGTTTAGTAAAGGACTCATCATACCTGGAATCTGAGTGTGATGAACAG cTGCTCATTACAATGGCCTTTAGTCAGCCTGTGAAGTTGTTTTCAATGAAACTTCAATCATCTGATTTAT CTCACGCGCCAAAGTATGTGAAGATCTTCATCAACTTGCCGCGTTCAATGGACTTTGATGACGCTGAGAGAAGCGAGGCTACTCAGACACTCGAACTGACGGATGAGGACTTCAAGGAGGACAGCCTGATTCCCCTTCGCTATGTCAAGTTTCAAAATGTTAACAGCGTCACT CTGTTTATTAAGTCAAACCAAGGTGATGAGGAAACAACAAAAGTGAATTATTTAACTTTTATTGGAACACCTGTACAAGCTACAAACATGAATGATTTCAAACGG GTtgtggggaagaaaggtgaaaGTCACTGA